In Salirhabdus salicampi, the sequence TCACCTTATGTTTTGGTTCTGGAACGAAGTCGGACCTCGTTAAAGCATCCGGTGCAGCATATCCTCAAGTCTACCATGTATATATTGATAGTCAGTTTATGGGAACTGTAAGCAATAGAGAGTTAGTAGAAACGTATATTGAGAAGCAAATCACAACAGAGGAAGAAAAATATGATGAATTAAATTTAACTATCAATGAAACGGTGGAATACGTTCCTGAAGTATCATTCCAACCTATTTACAATAACGATCAAGTTATTAAACGACTTTATAATAAATTAACTTATAGCATTCGCGGAGTACAATTAGTAGTGGATGGACACTTAGTCGGGTATTTTCAAAATAAACAATTAGCCCAACAAGTTATCGATAAGTATATAGAACAATACGTAACAGAAGATATATTAGAGCAATTAAAGATAGATACTTCTCAAGATAAACATAGTAGTATAGAACAACAATTAACGTTAGGGGAACGACAAGTAGTCGATGTGACATTAATAGAAGATGTTGAAATAAAGGAGGCTAAGGTACCTCCAACTGATTTATTGCTCGTTGAACAAGGGGTGAAGTTATTAGATAGGGGACACTACGTAGAAAGAACACACACTGTTCAAGATGGCCAAACTATCGAACAAATTGCAGAAATGTATGCAATGTCACTTGATGAAATCGAGACAAATAACCCCAATATTGTGGAACAGAAAGTTGAAGACGGGGATAATATTATTATTAAAGAGAGGGAACCGTATTTGCATGTTATGGTTCAAGAGGAAGAATTGGAAGAGAAGGCAATTGCCTACAATACTAAATATGAAACATCTACTGAATTATATGAGGGTCAGACGAAAGTGAAGCAACCTGGCGAGGAAGGAAAAATGTTAGTTCATTCCCGTCTATTTATTCATAATGGTGAAGTA encodes:
- a CDS encoding peptidoglycan DD-metalloendopeptidase family protein, whose translation is MKKKSRGKHRTLLQIKICIMMIIVFTLCFGSGTKSDLVKASGAAYPQVYHVYIDSQFMGTVSNRELVETYIEKQITTEEEKYDELNLTINETVEYVPEVSFQPIYNNDQVIKRLYNKLTYSIRGVQLVVDGHLVGYFQNKQLAQQVIDKYIEQYVTEDILEQLKIDTSQDKHSSIEQQLTLGERQVVDVTLIEDVEIKEAKVPPTDLLLVEQGVKLLDRGHYVERTHTVQDGQTIEQIAEMYAMSLDEIETNNPNIVEQKVEDGDNIIIKEREPYLHVMVQEEELEEKAIAYNTKYETSTELYEGQTKVKQPGEEGKMLVHSRLFIHNGEVKEKEILSEEMIKKPVNEIIIRGTKEIPTKGSGDFYWPTDGGEITSHIGWRWGSYHKGIDIAGVESKDIFAADNGVVTFSGIRGGYGKRIVIDHQNGFETTYSHLSTLHVSEGQSVKKGQPIGFIGSTGSSTGIHLHFEMYFEERLQNPLDYY